The genomic window TCACTGCTTGATCAAAATCATACATGTTCACTTCCTGATGGCATCAAACCCGCTGCGTGGGTTGGGATAGCTTGCCGTCTTGTGGTGCGGTCCGTATCCGATGGCGGATACCGGACAACCAAGAAGACAGGCGAAACAGGCCAGACAATCCGGTCCGAACTGGGGCTTCCCTCCATCCGTCTGGGTGATGTTCTTGTTCGGGCATAATCGTACGCACTTGCCGCACCTGATGCAAGCGTCACTTGCCGAAAGACGTTCTCCATAAGAACGGTATTCCTCGTAGGAGATGTGGGCCAGTACATTCTTGAGGGATTTGCCCAACGGCAGTTTCATCGATGGTCGGATCTTCTCTGCTTTGATGTCCTGGATGATCCGCTGGATCTTCCGGTCCGCCTTGTCGTAGATGGCCTCATACTTCGCTCCTGTGGCGATGGAGAACAGTGGGACGTACGTGTCAGGGAGCTTGACGGTGTTCTGGTAGCTGGACAGGCATCCGATGTTCTGCAGGAGCATCTCCGTGCCCATCGGGGCATAGCCGGAGAGTCCTCCGTAGGTGTGAATGCAAAAGAGGTATCCGATATCCTTAAGGTTGGTCTGGGAAAGCTGGCTGGTGATGAACTCGCTGGTCACCCGCGGGGTGACCCAGGAGTAGATCGGGCTGATGATGCCGATCCGTTCGGTGATCTCCACCGGGCCGGAATGGGGAAGCAGGACGATGGTGGTCTCCCCCAATGCGTCGGCGATCTTCCTGGCGACGTAGTAGCTGTTTCCCGTTGCGCTGTAGACGAACAAGGTGGTCTGCATCTCACGCCTCCTTCAGGGAGTCCATCAGGGTGAAGAACGTGGGGAATGTGACGCCGGCGGCGTCGGTCCCCCTGATGGTCACCGCTTCCGGAACGCCGATGCTGCAGACGGCGAGCGCCATGATCACGCGATGATCCCCGTGTCCGTCACAAATTCCTCCGTGAAGCGGATGCCCGTGATGGATCGTCATGCCATCCGGCCTCTCCGTGATGGAGGCGCCAAGCTTTTCCAGCTCCTCCCGCATCACGGCGATCCGGTCGGTCTCCTTGATTCTTGCCTGGGCGACGTTGGAGAAGGTCACATCTTCGGATGCGTAGCATGCCGTAACCGCAAGGACAGGAAGTGCGTCGGGCATGTCATTCAGGTCGAAGACGCCCCCTGCAAGCGGTCCTTTTCTGCTGACCGTCACGGCGTGTTGGTTCCATTGGATGGCGCATCCCATCTGGGAGAGGATATCCAGGATCCGTTTGTCACCCTGGATGTCGTTGGGATCCAAGCCATCCACCGTGATGGGGCCGCCTGCGATGGCCGCCATGCAGAGGAAGAATGACGCGCTGCTCCAGTCTCCCGGGATGGAAGCACCCACCAGGGGAATGAACCGCTGGCCGCCGGGAATGACGGCGTGTTGCCAGTCGGTGCGGATGGACAGTTTGATGCCCTGGTGTTCCAACCAGCCCAATGTGAGGCCGACGTACGGCTTCTCGTACAGGAGCGGGACGTCGATCATGCTCTCGCCCTGGGCGAGCGGACAGGAGAGGAGCAGGCTGGACAGATACTGGCTGGTCGGGCAGGAGATGGAACAGGATCCACCTGTCAGCGGCCCTTTGATGGAAAAAGGCGGATACGCTCCGTTCTGCCGGGTGATCGTCGCCCCAAGGCTTTCGTAGGCATCAAGCAGTGGTCCGACCGGCCGTTTTTTCAATTGCTCGTCTCCGGTGATCGTCATACGTACTCCCAGAGACGCAACCAGTCCGGTTGC from Sphaerochaeta sp. includes these protein-coding regions:
- a CDS encoding EFR1 family ferrodoxin (N-terminal region resembles flavodoxins. C-terminal ferrodoxin region binds two 4Fe-4S clusters.), with amino-acid sequence MQTTLFVYSATGNSYYVARKIADALGETTIVLLPHSGPVEITERIGIISPIYSWVTPRVTSEFITSQLSQTNLKDIGYLFCIHTYGGLSGYAPMGTEMLLQNIGCLSSYQNTVKLPDTYVPLFSIATGAKYEAIYDKADRKIQRIIQDIKAEKIRPSMKLPLGKSLKNVLAHISYEEYRSYGERLSASDACIRCGKCVRLCPNKNITQTDGGKPQFGPDCLACFACLLGCPVSAIGYGPHHKTASYPNPRSGFDAIRK
- the aroA gene encoding 3-phosphoshikimate 1-carboxyvinyltransferase, which translates into the protein MDRTFHPCVPRGRVLVPGSKSQTIRAYLIATFSQGISTVTGALESNDTLACRQICETLGAEFSSHGERLTIDSTHLHPQEGMVLDAQNSGTTLYLATGLVASLGVRMTITGDEQLKKRPVGPLLDAYESLGATITRQNGAYPPFSIKGPLTGGSCSISCPTSQYLSSLLLSCPLAQGESMIDVPLLYEKPYVGLTLGWLEHQGIKLSIRTDWQHAVIPGGQRFIPLVGASIPGDWSSASFFLCMAAIAGGPITVDGLDPNDIQGDKRILDILSQMGCAIQWNQHAVTVSRKGPLAGGVFDLNDMPDALPVLAVTACYASEDVTFSNVAQARIKETDRIAVMREELEKLGASITERPDGMTIHHGHPLHGGICDGHGDHRVIMALAVCSIGVPEAVTIRGTDAAGVTFPTFFTLMDSLKEA